A genomic region of Streptomyces sp. NBC_00247 contains the following coding sequences:
- a CDS encoding CDP-alcohol phosphatidyltransferase family protein: protein MEVQETRVQTDRVLTIPNILSMARLVGVPLFLWLILRPVFGGPQSDGWALLVLALSGISDYLDGKLARRWNQISSLGRLLDPAADRLYILSTLVGLTWREILPLWLTAALVARELMLLVMVGILRRHGYPPPQVNFLGKAATFNLMYAFPLLLLSDGSGWLETLAAVFGWAFAGWGTTLYWWAGLLYVVQVRRLVKADATAD from the coding sequence GTGGAGGTCCAGGAGACTCGGGTTCAGACGGACCGGGTCCTCACCATCCCCAACATCCTCAGCATGGCTCGCCTTGTCGGGGTACCGCTTTTCCTGTGGCTGATCCTTCGCCCGGTGTTCGGCGGCCCGCAGAGCGACGGCTGGGCGCTGTTGGTACTCGCGCTGAGCGGCATCAGCGACTACCTCGACGGCAAGCTCGCCCGCCGTTGGAACCAGATCAGCAGCCTCGGGCGGCTCCTGGACCCGGCCGCGGACAGGCTCTATATCCTTTCCACTCTCGTCGGGCTCACCTGGCGCGAGATCCTGCCGCTCTGGCTCACGGCCGCGCTCGTGGCCCGGGAGTTGATGCTCCTGGTGATGGTCGGCATCCTCCGCCGGCACGGTTATCCGCCGCCCCAGGTGAACTTCCTCGGGAAAGCTGCAACGTTCAACCTGATGTACGCCTTCCCCTTGTTGCTGCTCAGCGACGGAAGTGGTTGGCTTGAAACGTTGGCCGCAGTTTTCGGATGGGCGTTCGCCGGGTGGGGTACAACTCTGTATTGGTGGGCAGGACTCCTCTACGTGGTTCAAGTCCGCCGTCTGGTCAAGGCGGACGCAACAGCCGATTGA
- a CDS encoding mannose-1-phosphate guanyltransferase yields MKAVVMAGGEGTRLRPMTSSMPKPLLPVANRPIMEHVLRLLKRHGLNETVVTVQFLASLVKNYFGDGEELGMELTYANEEKPLGTAGSVKNAEDALKDDTFLVISGDALTDFDLTDLIAFHKAKGGLVTVCLTRVPNPLEFGITIVDEEGQVERFLEKPTWGQVFSDTVNTGIYVMEPEVFDYVQADTSVDWSGDVFPQLMKEGKPIYGYVAEGYWEDVGTHESYVKAQADVLERKVDVELDGFEIAPGVWVAEGAEVHPDAVLRGPLYIGDYAKVEADVEIREHTVIGSNVVVKSGAFLHRAVVHDNVFIGSHSNLRGCVIGKNTDVMRAARIEDGAVIGDECLVGEESIIQGNVRVYPFKTIEAGAFVNTSVIWESRGQAHLFGARGVSGILNVEITPELAVRLAGAYATTLKKGATVTTARDHSRGARALKRAVISALQASAIDVRDLENVPLPVARQQTARGSAGGIMIRTSPGVPDSVDIMFFDERGADLSQAQQRKLDRVYARQEYRRAFPGEIGDLHFPSSVFDSYTGSLLRNVDTTGIADSGLKVVVDASNGSAGLVLPSLLGRLGVDSLTINPGLDESRPTESAETRRAGLVRLGEIVSSARAAFGVRFDPVGERLSLVDERGRIIEDDRALLVMLDLVAAERRSGRVALPVTTTRVAEQVAAYHGTQVEWTTTSPDDLTRVGREENTIFGGDGRGGFIVPEFSSVFDGSAAFVRLIGLIARTQLTLSQIDDRIPRAHVLRRDLATPWAVKGLVMRRVVEAAGDRDVDTTDGVRVVEADGRWVMVLPDPAEAVTHLWAEGPDDASAQLLLDEWAAVVDSAGD; encoded by the coding sequence ATGAAGGCCGTCGTGATGGCTGGCGGCGAGGGCACACGCCTTCGCCCGATGACCTCAAGCATGCCCAAGCCGCTTCTTCCTGTGGCCAACCGGCCGATCATGGAGCATGTGCTCCGACTGCTGAAGCGGCACGGGCTCAATGAGACCGTGGTGACCGTCCAGTTCTTGGCCTCCCTCGTCAAGAACTATTTCGGGGACGGGGAAGAGCTCGGAATGGAGCTCACCTACGCCAATGAGGAGAAGCCACTCGGCACCGCAGGAAGCGTGAAGAACGCCGAGGACGCGCTGAAGGACGACACCTTCCTCGTCATTTCTGGCGACGCTCTGACCGATTTCGACCTCACCGATCTCATCGCCTTCCACAAAGCGAAGGGCGGACTGGTCACCGTCTGCCTGACGCGAGTCCCCAATCCGCTGGAATTCGGGATCACGATCGTGGACGAGGAAGGCCAGGTCGAGCGGTTCCTGGAGAAGCCCACGTGGGGTCAGGTGTTCTCGGACACCGTCAACACGGGTATCTACGTCATGGAGCCCGAGGTCTTCGACTACGTCCAGGCCGACACCTCCGTGGACTGGTCCGGCGACGTCTTCCCTCAGCTCATGAAGGAGGGCAAGCCGATCTACGGCTATGTGGCCGAGGGCTACTGGGAGGACGTGGGCACGCACGAAAGCTATGTGAAGGCCCAGGCCGACGTGCTGGAGCGCAAGGTCGACGTCGAACTGGACGGCTTCGAGATCGCCCCCGGCGTATGGGTGGCGGAAGGTGCCGAGGTCCATCCGGACGCCGTCCTGCGCGGCCCCCTCTACATCGGTGACTACGCCAAGGTCGAGGCGGACGTCGAGATCCGGGAGCACACCGTCATCGGGTCGAACGTCGTGGTCAAGTCGGGCGCCTTCCTGCACCGAGCCGTGGTCCACGACAACGTGTTCATCGGCTCCCACAGCAATCTGCGCGGCTGCGTGATCGGTAAGAACACCGATGTCATGCGAGCCGCCCGCATCGAGGACGGCGCCGTGATCGGCGACGAATGCCTCGTCGGAGAAGAATCGATCATCCAGGGGAATGTGCGGGTCTACCCCTTCAAGACCATCGAGGCCGGCGCCTTCGTCAACACCTCGGTCATCTGGGAGTCGCGCGGACAGGCCCACCTTTTCGGAGCCCGCGGTGTCTCCGGCATCCTGAACGTCGAAATCACCCCGGAACTCGCGGTCCGTCTCGCGGGCGCCTACGCCACCACGCTGAAGAAGGGGGCGACCGTCACCACCGCGCGAGACCACTCGCGAGGCGCCCGGGCACTGAAGCGCGCGGTCATCTCGGCCCTCCAGGCGAGCGCCATCGACGTACGCGACCTGGAGAACGTGCCGCTGCCCGTGGCCCGTCAGCAGACGGCCCGCGGCAGCGCCGGCGGCATCATGATCAGGACGTCACCCGGTGTCCCCGACTCCGTCGACATCATGTTCTTCGACGAGCGCGGCGCCGACCTCTCGCAGGCACAGCAACGGAAGCTGGACCGCGTCTACGCCCGGCAGGAGTACCGCAGGGCCTTTCCCGGCGAGATCGGGGACCTGCACTTCCCGTCGAGCGTGTTCGACTCGTACACGGGCTCCCTGCTCCGTAACGTCGACACGACCGGGATCGCCGATTCGGGTCTGAAGGTGGTGGTCGACGCCTCCAACGGCAGCGCGGGGCTCGTCCTGCCCAGCCTGCTCGGACGGCTCGGCGTGGACTCGCTCACCATCAACCCGGGACTCGACGAGTCCCGGCCGACCGAGTCCGCCGAGACACGACGTGCCGGACTGGTCCGGCTCGGCGAGATCGTCTCGTCGGCGCGCGCCGCGTTCGGCGTGCGGTTCGACCCGGTCGGCGAGCGGCTCTCCCTCGTCGACGAGCGAGGCAGGATCATCGAGGACGACCGCGCGCTGCTGGTCATGCTCGACCTGGTGGCCGCCGAGCGGCGGAGCGGGCGGGTGGCGCTGCCGGTGACGACCACGAGAGTCGCCGAACAGGTGGCCGCGTACCACGGCACCCAGGTGGAGTGGACGACGACCTCACCCGACGACCTGACCCGGGTCGGCCGCGAGGAGAACACGATCTTCGGCGGCGACGGACGCGGTGGATTCATCGTCCCGGAGTTCAGCAGCGTCTTCGACGGATCGGCCGCCTTCGTCCGGCTCATCGGACTGATCGCCCGCACCCAGCTCACCCTGAGCCAGATCGACGACCGCATCCCGCGCGCCCACGTGCTCCGCCGTGACCTGGCCACCCCCTGGGCGGTCAAGGGGCTCGTGATGCGCCGGGTGGTCGAGGCCGCGGGTGACAGGGACGTGGACACCACCGACGGCGTCCGTGTCGTCGAGGCGGACGGCCGCTGGGTCATGGTCCTCCCGGACCCGGCCGAAGCCGTCACCCACCTGTGGGCCGAGGGTCCCGACGACGCCTCCGCCCAACTGCTCCTGGACGAGTGGGCCGCGGTCGTCGACAGCGCCGGGGACTGA
- a CDS encoding DUF881 domain-containing protein, translated as MPQPPPERSTSARPPRLDASMSLLTHVMDHSLDEGYAEAAARREDDGTAGLPRKTRAKLGLAAGLVLIALVVTLGAAQARVSAPVVAKERQELIDRIDGETDAADSLETEVEKLRGDVGERQRAALLQHGGDQGELVALLSGATPVEGPGVKLVVDDADETDLGDDGPRGTSGFSDTGRVRDRDMQRVVNGLWESGAEAVSINGQRLTALSAIRAAGDAILVDNRPLVPPYTVLAVGDGKTLAETFRSSADGQYLQALHDGFDIRTSLSDQKKVRLPAAPSLIVRTAEPKAADTGSGAADAGKGTS; from the coding sequence ATGCCGCAGCCGCCCCCCGAACGGAGTACGTCCGCTCGGCCTCCCCGCCTCGACGCCTCCATGTCGCTGCTGACCCATGTCATGGACCACAGCCTGGACGAGGGGTACGCCGAGGCCGCCGCACGCCGCGAGGACGACGGGACCGCGGGTCTGCCCCGCAAGACGCGGGCCAAGCTCGGTCTCGCCGCCGGCCTCGTACTCATCGCTCTCGTCGTCACCCTCGGCGCCGCGCAGGCCAGGGTGTCCGCGCCGGTCGTGGCCAAGGAGCGCCAGGAACTCATCGACCGCATCGACGGCGAGACCGACGCGGCCGACTCCCTCGAAACCGAGGTGGAGAAGCTCCGCGGGGACGTCGGGGAGCGGCAGCGCGCGGCCCTCCTCCAGCACGGCGGGGACCAGGGCGAACTGGTGGCCCTGCTCTCCGGGGCCACCCCCGTCGAGGGCCCCGGCGTGAAACTCGTCGTGGACGACGCCGACGAGACCGACCTGGGCGACGACGGGCCGCGCGGCACCAGCGGGTTCTCGGACACCGGCCGGGTGCGGGACCGGGACATGCAGCGGGTCGTCAACGGTCTCTGGGAGTCAGGCGCGGAAGCCGTCTCCATCAACGGACAGCGGCTGACGGCCCTTTCGGCGATCCGTGCCGCCGGGGACGCCATACTTGTCGACAACAGGCCGCTCGTACCGCCCTATACGGTGCTCGCGGTGGGGGACGGCAAGACGCTTGCCGAGACGTTCCGGTCCAGTGCGGACGGCCAGTACCTCCAGGCCCTGCACGACGGGTTCGACATCCGTACCAGCCTGTCCGACCAGAAGAAGGTACGGCTCCCGGCCGCGCCGAGTCTGATCGTACGCACAGCAGAACCGAAGGCCGCAGACACCGGCAGTGGTGCGGCAGACGCAGGGAAGGGCACATCGTGA
- a CDS encoding small basic family protein, translated as MIAVLGLVVGVVVGLFVRPEVPAVVEPYLPIAVVAALDAVFGGLRAMLDGIFVDKVFVVSFLSNVVVAALIVFLGDKLGVGAQLSTGVVVVLGIRIFSNAAAIRRHVFRA; from the coding sequence GTGATCGCCGTACTGGGCCTCGTCGTGGGAGTCGTGGTCGGACTGTTCGTCCGGCCCGAGGTGCCGGCGGTGGTCGAGCCCTACCTCCCGATCGCCGTGGTGGCCGCGCTGGACGCGGTCTTCGGCGGACTGCGCGCGATGCTCGACGGGATCTTCGTCGACAAGGTGTTCGTCGTGTCGTTCCTGTCCAACGTCGTGGTGGCCGCGCTCATCGTCTTCCTCGGCGACAAGCTCGGCGTGGGCGCGCAGTTGTCGACGGGCGTGGTCGTCGTGCTGGGTATTCGCATCTTCTCCAATGCCGCCGCCATCCGTCGGCACGTCTTCCGGGCCTGA
- a CDS encoding DUF881 domain-containing protein, with protein MSDEEMTRDGAADGPAPRTSAAHPPERNGLSGRQRLLAGLWPPRVTRAQLVVALLLFGLGLGLAIQVRSTNDDSALRGARQEDLVRILDEVDDRTQRLEDEKQRLDAQRTELENSSDQAEEARKQTLEKERQLGILAGTVAAHGPGITLTIDDPTKSVAPDMLLDAIQELRAAGAEAIEVNGVRVVASTYFSGDAGAVKVDGHAVAAPYAFEVIGRPQDLEPALNIPGGVVQTLEKEQATAVVERADDIVVDALRPAKQPDYARSSS; from the coding sequence ATGAGCGACGAAGAGATGACCCGCGACGGAGCGGCCGACGGCCCGGCTCCGCGGACGAGTGCCGCACACCCTCCGGAGAGGAACGGGCTGAGCGGACGCCAACGGCTGCTCGCCGGGCTCTGGCCGCCCAGGGTGACCCGGGCCCAACTCGTGGTGGCGCTGCTGCTGTTCGGCCTGGGGCTGGGTCTGGCGATCCAGGTGCGGTCCACCAACGACGACAGCGCCCTGCGCGGCGCGCGCCAGGAGGACCTGGTCCGCATCCTCGACGAGGTCGACGACCGGACCCAGCGGCTGGAGGACGAGAAACAGCGCCTCGACGCCCAGCGCACGGAACTGGAGAACAGTTCCGACCAGGCGGAGGAGGCGCGCAAGCAGACGCTGGAGAAGGAGCGGCAACTGGGTATCCTCGCGGGTACCGTCGCGGCCCACGGGCCGGGAATCACGCTCACCATCGACGACCCGACCAAGTCGGTCGCCCCGGACATGCTGCTGGACGCCATCCAGGAGCTCCGTGCGGCCGGTGCCGAGGCCATCGAGGTCAACGGGGTGCGCGTGGTCGCCAGTACGTACTTCTCCGGGGACGCGGGAGCCGTGAAGGTCGACGGCCACGCGGTCGCGGCGCCCTATGCCTTCGAGGTCATCGGCAGGCCCCAGGATCTGGAGCCGGCGCTCAACATTCCGGGCGGGGTGGTCCAGACGCTGGAGAAGGAGCAGGCGACCGCGGTGGTGGAACGGGCCGACGACATTGTGGTGGACGCCTTGCGACCTGCGAAGCAGCCTGACTACGCTCGGTCGTCGTCGTAG